From Fusobacterium sp. JB019:
AGCCATATATAGCTAATAACAATCACTGTAATTATAGTGATTTTTTATTTGAAGAGGCGATAATATATATTATCGCCTCTTTTGATTAAATGATATCATTACATCTTTTCATAGGACATAAATCGCCACACATTGTACAAACTTCTTCTTCTAATGGTTGTGAAGATTTTCTATATTCTTTTGCTTTTTCCTTATCTATACAATTATTAAACATTCCTTTCCAATCTAATTTTCCTCTAAATTCTCCCATTTTATAATCCCATTCAACTGCATTTGGAATTCCTTTAGAAATATCGGCAGCATGACCTGCTATTTTAGATGCCATAATACCTTCTTTCATATCATTTAGATCAGGAAGTCTTAAATGTTCAGCAGGAGTAACATAACATAAAAAATCAGCACCATTAAGAGCGGCAATAGCTCCTCCAATAGCTGCAGTAATGTGATCATAACCTGGAGCTATATCAGTAACAATAGGTCCTAAAACATAAAAAGGAGCTTCGTAACATAATTTTTTTTCTAATTGCATATTAGTTGCAATTTCATGCATAGGAATATGTCCTGGTCCTTCAATAATTACTTGAACATTTTTGTTCCAAGCTCTTTTAGTAAGTTCACCAAGAATTATTAATTCTTGAATTTGTGGTGCATCTGTGGAGTCATAGATAGAACCAGGTCTAAGACCATCTCCTAAACTTAAAGTCACATCATATTTATAGCAAATTTCTAATAATCTATCAAAGTATTCATAAAAAGGATTTTCTTTATTATTTTGTATCATCCATTGAAACAGAATAGATCCTCCTCTACTAACAATCTTAGTCATTCTTTTTTTATTTTTTAATCTATCTATACAACTTCGATTAAGACCAGCGTGAACAGTTATAAAGTCAATACCGTTTTTACAATGTTCTTCAACAACATTGAAAAGTTCATCAACTGTCATATCTTTAATGTTTTTACCTAATTTAGCAACAGCATCATACATTGGAACAGTTCCAATCATAGTTTTACAATTGTTAATTAAAGTTTTTCTAAATTTTTTGGTATCTCCAAAAGTACTTAAATCCATTATAGCATCAGCTCCAAATTCAATAGCTTTTTGAGCTTTCTCTAATTCTTTTTCGTAATTACAACAATCTTCAGAAACTCCTAAATTAACATTGACTTTTGTTTTAGTATTTTTACCAACAGCTCTAGGGTAAATATTTTTATGGTTAATATTACAAGGAATAACTATTTTTCCTTCGGCTATTAATTTGATAAGAGTTTCTTTTTTCATATTTTCATCTTTCGAAACAATTTGCATCTCTTTTGTAAAAATTCCATTTTTTGCAGCTTCCATTTGAGTCATATTAACATCTCCTTTTTAAATAAAAAAAATGCTCTGTACAGAGTACAGAGCATGATTAGCAAATATTTATAAATATGTTTATAATAAAAAAATACAAGTATAAACAAAAATAAACAAAAAATATAATCAGCTTCCCTACGCTAGTACTATCTAGATCAGGTTATAAGGGTCAAGAGCGAATCTTTTTTCAGCCGAGGCTCCCCTAGCAATTCTATTGGTATTATATACTTTAAAAAAAATTAAGTCAAATCTATTTAATATAAAAATATAGAAAAAATCACTTTACAAAATAAAATTTATAAGCTATAACTACATAGTAGAAGCAAACATACTGAGAAACATTCAAGGAGGATAACTTATGACAAAAAAAGAATTTGTGGATGACATCGCTATAAGAGGAGAGATTACGAAGAAGGAAGCAGAAAATTTAGTTAATCTTTTTTTAGAAACTGTATCAGATAATTTAGAAAGAGGAAATTCAGTAGGTTTTGTTGGTTGGGGAAAATGGGAAGTAATGAAAAGAGCAGCAAGAGAGGTAAGAAATCCTCAAACTGGAAATAAAATGAAAATAAAAGCTAAAAAAGTTGTTAAGTTTAGAGTTGGAAAAGTTTTAGAAGAAAAAATAGCTAAATCAAAATAAAAAAAAAAGACTGTATTGTGATGTGGTTTATTCAACGCAAAATAACATCTAAAACAGTCTTTTTTTTAAAATCTTTGAAATTTGTAAGAAATAAGGTTATTATTTAAATCTAAGAAAATTATTTAGGAGGAAAAAGTGAAAAGGAAAGATTATATAAGCTGGGATCAATATTTTATGGGGATTGCGTTATTATCAGCTAAAAGAAGTAAGGATCCAAGCACACAAGTTGGAGCTTGTATAGTAAATAGTGATAATAAAATAGTGGGGGTGGGTTATAATGGTTTACCTAGAGGATGTAGTGACGATGAATTTTCATGGGAAAGAAACGGAGAATATTTAAATACAAAATATCCTTTTGTTTGTCATGCGGAATTAAATGCAATTTTAAATAGTATAAAAAATTTGAAAGATTGTACTATTTACGTTGGATTATTTCCATGTAATGAGTGTAGTAAAAGTATAATTCAGAGTGGAATAAAAGAGATTGTATTTTTATCTGAAAAATATAAAGATACTCCATCAGATATTGCTTCAAAAAAAATGTTAGATATGGCCGGAGTAAAATATAGAAAATTAGAAATAAAG
This genomic window contains:
- a CDS encoding HU family DNA-binding protein; the protein is MTKKEFVDDIAIRGEITKKEAENLVNLFLETVSDNLERGNSVGFVGWGKWEVMKRAAREVRNPQTGNKMKIKAKKVVKFRVGKVLEEKIAKSK
- the thiC gene encoding phosphomethylpyrimidine synthase ThiC; the encoded protein is MTQMEAAKNGIFTKEMQIVSKDENMKKETLIKLIAEGKIVIPCNINHKNIYPRAVGKNTKTKVNVNLGVSEDCCNYEKELEKAQKAIEFGADAIMDLSTFGDTKKFRKTLINNCKTMIGTVPMYDAVAKLGKNIKDMTVDELFNVVEEHCKNGIDFITVHAGLNRSCIDRLKNKKRMTKIVSRGGSILFQWMIQNNKENPFYEYFDRLLEICYKYDVTLSLGDGLRPGSIYDSTDAPQIQELIILGELTKRAWNKNVQVIIEGPGHIPMHEIATNMQLEKKLCYEAPFYVLGPIVTDIAPGYDHITAAIGGAIAALNGADFLCYVTPAEHLRLPDLNDMKEGIMASKIAGHAADISKGIPNAVEWDYKMGEFRGKLDWKGMFNNCIDKEKAKEYRKSSQPLEEEVCTMCGDLCPMKRCNDII
- a CDS encoding dCMP deaminase family protein produces the protein MKRKDYISWDQYFMGIALLSAKRSKDPSTQVGACIVNSDNKIVGVGYNGLPRGCSDDEFSWERNGEYLNTKYPFVCHAELNAILNSIKNLKDCTIYVGLFPCNECSKSIIQSGIKEIVFLSEKYKDTPSDIASKKMLDMAGVKYRKLEIKKKEIILSFNEEECESL